The proteins below come from a single Uloborus diversus isolate 005 chromosome 10, Udiv.v.3.1, whole genome shotgun sequence genomic window:
- the LOC129231470 gene encoding wolframin-like, with protein sequence MPERHQARSISRTLLLPRQNLGTLRLRHILAEDGCKESQVALAKSLLTNPASTSEEREFNSQLAVHWLLQAAKEGQEEAVSILRECANAGIGTNAVNYLEIEKCLKYTEEEKISRRVASSIFRAIMSDTEDVISEEIFREQTEKILQEENEFSIAKTDNDDLMQHKEPCLKKSEEPFLRTQTHVSFSEVVNSVQSCLEGNVPLVSLKQVTQYNHYKTLFLTKYAVLFWHIILNSLQDLIEKFASFTVLCTIFSLCFLLEITCHISSPGSQFYLFIIKCRMFFATLLCLSTMISTTCFVICISFGADSMKKWLHLIKFFEPSVRSDAIEIKYLMKTAPPLMTFFIVSLMYISILPMNTLPSGFNDLAVLSLLFVVFVDRTITHQRYYVNVSLILNILTCLYKSNVLQKLSIATLSYFDFDIVYEITSKLEVHLNLISCLTLPFVLPYLYTKMALGNEWKGWHLVLLPHLMCVTWLNLAFIHLAEVSETTIIFSVIFWLVILVLSKYLGIFFALCLYIFTKLLMLNAVNVEIFLVLPALFILYLLSAIVVKRFKVSHNSKLCTLLMCVFVVLLSYQAAKPHELSSDVNSDPVLSWNKYETHCHHHAWYKTNTAEVQISCLPLKGRKISVEGTVTAIDVVNVRNSLKTFIDVLPNPFNTWFTCALGQTYTSCDFENADALEKERCKLYETLNLNECHLQNWDVYTYRITLEVSARTSPEIVVMTSHVCSEFVRNLKEGDSLQIVGVLESNIGGTVPIFTLEKAHCSSCYSVVDCDTSFILPQPSYSASFKNIIWFYFSPFVQYVSTIDL encoded by the coding sequence ATGCCAGAAAGACATCAAGCTCGATCTATTTCAAGAACTTTACTTTTACCTCGCCAGAATCTCGGGACCTTACGTTTAAGACACATTTTGGCAGAAGACGGGTGCAAAGAAAGCCAAGTTGCTTTAGCTAAAAGTTTATTGACTAATCCTGCTAGTACTTCGGAAGAACGTGAATTCAATTCACAATTAGCCGTTCATTGGCTTCTTCAAGCTGCTAAAGAAGGGCAAGAAGAGGCAGTTTCTATACTAAGAGAGTGTGCCAATGCTGGAATAGGTACCAATGCCGTCAATTATTTAGAAATAGAAAAGTGTCTTAAGTATaccgaagaagaaaaaatttcacggCGTGTTGCGTCTTCTATTTTTCGTGCAATTATGAGCGATACAGAGGATGTTATTTCTGAAGAAATATTTCGGGAACAAACTGAGAAAATACTTCAGGAAGAGAATGAGTTTTCCATAGCGAAGACTGATAACGATGATTTAATGCAGCATAAAGAGCCGTGCTTGAAAAAATCCGAGGAGCCATTTCTTCGTACGCAAACTCATGTGTCATTCAGTGAAGTTGTGAATTCTGTGCAGTCTTGCTTGGAAGGTAACGTGCCTCTTGTATCGTTAAAACAAGTAACACAATACAATCATTACAAAACGTTATTTCTAACGAAATATGCTGTTCTTTTCTGGCATATCATACTAAATTCATTAcaagatttaattgaaaaattcgcATCTTTCACAGTTTTGTGCacaattttttctttatgtttccTACTTGAAATCACATGTCATATTTCAAGCCCAGGTAGCCAGTTTTAtcttttcattataaaatgtCGAATGTTTTTTGCCACTCTTCTCTGCCTATCAACTATGATCTCGACTACATGCTTTGTGATCTGTATTAGCTTTGGTGCTGACAGCATGAAAAAATGGTTAcacttaattaaattttttgaacctaGCGTTAGGTCGGATgctattgaaattaaatatttaatgaaaacagcCCCCCCTTTGATGACATTTTTTATTGTATCTTTGATGTACATTTCAATATTACCCATGAATACTTTACCATCAGGTTTTAATGATTTAGCAGTTTTAAGTTTACTTTTTGTGGTATTTGTTGATCGAACAATTACTCATCAAAGGTATTATGTTAATGTAtctcttattttaaatattttgacttgTCTTTATAAATCAAATGTCTTGCAAAAGTTATCAATTGCAACTCTTTCTTACTTTGATTTCGATATAGTTTATGAAATAACAAGTAAACTTGAAGTACATCTTAATTTAATCTCTTGTTTAACATTGCCTTTTGTGTTGCCATATTTGTATACTAAAATGGCATTGGGTAATGAATGGAAAGGTTGGCACCTAGTATTACTTCCTCATTTAATGTGTGTCACTTGGTTGAATTTGGCATTTATCCATCTCGCTGAAGTCTCTGAAACAACCATAATATTTAGTGTCATTTTTTGGCTTGTTATCCTCGTGTTGTCAAAGTACCTTGGCATTTTTTTTGCACTGTGTTtatatattttcacaaaattactgATGCTAAATGCAGTGAATGTTGAAATTTTCCTGGTTCTGcctgcattatttattttatatcttctCAGTGCCATTGTAGTAAAAAGATTCAAAGTGTCACACAATAGTAAACTCTGTACTTTGTTGATGTGTGTATTTGTGGTACTGTTATCGTACCAAGCAGCTAAACCTCATGAATTGTCTTCCGATGTTAATTCGGACCCTGTTTTATCGTGGAACAAATATGAAACTCATTGCCATCATCATGCTTGGTACAAGACAAACACTGCTGAAGTTCAAATTTCGTGTCTTCCTTTAAAAGGGAGGAAGATTTCAGTTGAAGGCACAGTTACAGCTATAGATGTTGTTAATGTACGAAACTCCTTGAAAACTTTTATAGATGTGTTGCCAAATCCTTTCAATACCTGGTTTACATGTGCCTTGGGTCAAACGTATACTTCTTGTGATTTTGAAAACGCTGATGCTCTCGAAAAAGAACGTTGTAAGTTGtatgaaactttaaatttaaatgaatgtcaTCTTCAAAATTGGGATGTCTATACATATCGAATAACCTTGGAGGTTTCGGCTCGAACATCCCCTGAAATTGTTGTTATGACAAGTCATGTTTGTTCAGAGTTTGTAAGAAATCTTAAGGAAGGAGATTCACTACAAATTGTTGGAGTTTTGGAATCAAACATTGGTGGCACAGTGCCAATATTTACTCTTGAAAAAGCACATTGTAGTAGTTGTTACTCTGTGGTTGATTGTGATACATCATTCATACTTCCGCAACCTAGCTACTCTGCTtcctttaaaaacataatttggtttTACTTCTCACCATTTGTCCAATATGTGTCAACTATTGATCTTTAA